In a single window of the Pseudomonas oryzihabitans genome:
- a CDS encoding flavin reductase family protein, producing the protein MSISYHSYEPSQGHGLPHDPFNAIIAPRPIGWISSHSESGVLNLAPYSFFNAFNYKPPLIGFSSQGYKDSVANIERTGEFVWNLATRELAEEMNASSAMVGPEVDEFALAGLEPAPSTIVKVPRVARAQVAFECKLSQIVRLKTAAGDELDQWLVLGEVVAAHIDQRLLKDGIYQTAAARPIVRGGGPADYFEITESALFRMRRPD; encoded by the coding sequence ATGAGCATCTCCTACCACTCCTACGAACCCAGTCAGGGCCATGGCCTGCCCCATGATCCCTTCAACGCCATTATCGCGCCGCGTCCCATCGGCTGGATTTCCTCCCATAGCGAAAGCGGCGTGCTGAACCTGGCGCCCTACAGCTTCTTCAACGCCTTCAACTACAAGCCGCCGCTGATCGGCTTTTCCAGCCAGGGCTACAAGGACAGCGTGGCCAACATCGAGCGCACCGGTGAATTCGTCTGGAACCTAGCGACCCGCGAGCTGGCCGAGGAGATGAACGCCAGCAGCGCCATGGTAGGTCCGGAGGTGGACGAATTCGCCCTGGCCGGCCTGGAGCCTGCCCCCTCGACGATCGTCAAGGTGCCGCGGGTCGCCCGTGCCCAGGTGGCTTTCGAATGCAAGTTGAGCCAAATCGTGCGCCTCAAGACCGCTGCCGGCGACGAACTGGACCAGTGGCTGGTGCTTGGCGAGGTGGTGGCCGCCCATATCGACCAGCGCCTGCTCAAGGACGGTATCTACCAGACTGCCGCGGCTCGTCCCATCGTCCGTGGCGGTGGCCCGGCCGACTACTTCGAGATCACCGAATCGGCGCTGTTCCGCATGCGTCGCCCCGACTGA
- a CDS encoding metallophosphoesterase family protein produces MPTAPRPYRVGLIADTHGLMRPQALEALAGSDFILHAGDIGKHEILDALRELAPLAVVRGNNDDVPWADDIPERVTLTLADIGIHMLHILPELDLQTAGAAVRVVVSGHSHKPLIEERDGVLYVNPGSAGPRRFRLPISVGRLTLDAGQIQAEILELTP; encoded by the coding sequence ATGCCCACTGCGCCTCGCCCCTATCGCGTCGGCCTGATCGCCGACACCCATGGCCTGATGCGCCCCCAGGCACTGGAGGCCCTGGCCGGCAGCGATTTCATCCTGCATGCCGGCGACATCGGCAAGCACGAGATTCTCGATGCGTTGCGCGAGCTGGCCCCCCTGGCCGTGGTCCGGGGCAACAACGACGACGTACCCTGGGCCGACGACATCCCCGAGCGCGTCACCCTGACCCTGGCCGACATCGGCATCCATATGCTGCATATCCTGCCGGAACTGGACCTGCAGACCGCCGGTGCGGCGGTGCGGGTGGTGGTCAGCGGCCACTCGCACAAGCCGCTGATCGAAGAGCGCGATGGCGTACTCTACGTCAACCCGGGAAGCGCCGGTCCGCGCCGCTTTCGATTGCCGATCAGCGTCGGCCGCCTGACCTTGGACGCCGGCCAGATCCAGGCCGAGATCCTGGAACTCACCCCCTGA